In one window of Temnothorax longispinosus isolate EJ_2023e chromosome 11, Tlon_JGU_v1, whole genome shotgun sequence DNA:
- the Lrr gene encoding F-actin-uncapping protein LRRC16A isoform X2 yields MSTRSQLTKDLNESVKALLGKHVKILLKNVVKLETKQDKQENRVLVFSPCRLFLLSAKVPTRIDCHFHYLEITAIESRRANQLCLTVGERYYNFTTNSVGGDTTEVDAMIEALHTAIRNIFPTVPLNYIIRKIEVIPASRLQSIRGSELARSTEATRHTGPCGGFSTQYACMCDLHGVPYREEVAWDVDTIYLSHDTRELNLRDFDHLDQKDLVPIISALEYNTWFTKLRASHLKLNHEPLERLLHVMRRSLSIQELYLDNLGIKWDFAHKLSLALISNANTMLQTIDLSHNMIEDKGGTHLSGPIGKLPKGLQKLNLAHCGLTGKGISQIAHALSLNRSMPTSLRYLNLSENTLKDDVNNLCNFLAQPNSLTHLDLSGTDTTLECLFGALLRGCATNLVHLNVARNSFSSKKTKEIPPSFKQFFTATLSLKYLNISSCKLPLEALKHLLLGLACNESTVGLELDMSGNNLGSMGAHVLESCIHGVRCIASLDISDSNMDVDLAQVVTAVGKNKSIKQLYMGRNTASMKSKHIAVVMDALVQMLQEDDCVLQALHLPDSRLKGDLYNLINALGSNTCLHTLDISGNQIGDPGARLLAKALQINNHLRTIIYDKNNITLQGYADIVHALEKNCSVRHMPFPIYDLQPCMKTSAEKTEQLAKKIQDLLQRNVTPCKYSHGQAFRLQQGFLLSSTQQMVDRLVVQTQDTIKTLAAESCDANNDINYATGLIQDADNSKQLLPRLHEVLQRRDENNPIELKLHDMANELHKVITVYLQDSLDAMIKCANEQCPTILSQTVIRGDESEPIAVQDDLRNTCKEKNQINNEFIHTTVTEQAGADIVNRVNELNLAVAAHISDRITDEVIESLSRSYKTLIGDDSRTRSSTPDVLRPSAGSMSSGSVIGVTSASGVSMSLAPGRASLASEEDCPPETCSLADSIGQCVSDQSPMKLDYLNLATPHLSNKRKSLHGRKLRPKSVVDSVEGLSADDIPDLLPSLPKNQAEAISETEHSLTESLDSVSELPNTVGQQLQHLVKSRPRRTKTRAPTRPMLRPDQPIDGLALGEGLDVFFRPTTPTTPLISPTSDDSSLHTFPTDGSPNLSLTSHKSIPPDMEKKHNCNSPMLKTLLEPAPRSRSSDNLEKFSPLVGRRSQGDSPLTASPLARRNTTDSAQAHERSKGEAFAKETCSSPAGNDASDDSKRSTLTNVSSMSPRGSHDIDDTFGASTSEKDQENRKSAVKKSTTDAEKSSSSVKLRSTGHDLRSPINSNSSGTKGTSDSAKSPVLKPLKSSGSTSDGKSNGSLMKNKPTPPATAPKPRPWSMATDRKSGEFSLLSDGSSPNTSAGNTPDSGDALDESTDSGVSGPASLPPTLSASSTASSLSNTSVEKRSVRELAASLNKSKTDRKENEHATPAAWRSLLQRSVDRADAKATEVPKMVEESRLSFKLRRTSFLRDSNFNYNNNDVVDV; encoded by the exons ATGTCAACCCGGTCGCAGCTCACGAAGGATTTAAACG AATCGGTGAAAGCGCTACTTGGCAAGCATGTGAAGATACTGCTGAAGAATGTGGTGAAGTTGGAAACGAAGCAGGATAAACAGGAGAATCGTGTTCTC GTGTTTTCGCCATGTCGCCTCTTTCTCTTATCGGCCAAAGTACCCACAAGA ATCGACTGCCATTTTCACTACCTAGAAATAACGGCCATAGAGTCGAGGAGGGCAAATCAGCTATGTTTGACCGTCGGAGAGCGATACTACAATTTTACTACGAACAGCGTCGGCGGGGATACCACGGAGGTGGACGCTATGATAGAGGCCTTACACACGGCGATTCGAAATATCTTTCCTACTGTACCGTTAAA TTACATTATACGAAAAATAGAGGTAATACCAGCTAGCAGACTGCAGAGTATACGAGGGAGCGAGTTAGCTAGGAGCACAGAAGCCACAAGACACACTGGGCCCTGCGGCGGCTTCTCCACTCAGTATGCTTGCATGTGTGACTTGCACGGTGTACCGTACAGGGAGGAAGTGGCCTGG GACGTCGATACAATATACCTTTCGCACGACACCAGGGAGCTGAATTTGAGAGACTTCGATCATCTGGATCAGAAGGACTTGGTGCCAATTATCTCGGCCTTGGAGTATAACACTTGGTTCACGAAATTAAGAGCGTCCCATCTCAAGCTGAATCACGAGCCCCTAGAGAGACTGTTGCACGTTATGCGAAGATCCTTGTCCATTCAGGAGCTTTATTTGGACAATCTCGGGATTAAGTG GGATTTTGCTCACAAGCTGTCGTTAGCCCTGATTTCTAACGCTAACACGATGCTGCAAACGATAGATCTGTCGCACAATATGATCGAGGACAAAg GTGGTACTCATCTCAGCGGTCCTATCGGCAAGTTGCCTAAAGGTTTACAAAAGTTGAATTTGGCCCACTGTGGATTAACCGGGAAAGGTATAAGCCAAATAGCGCATGCATTAAGCTTGAACAGAAGCATGCCGACTAGTTTGCGATATCTGAATCTTTCGGAGAACACCTTGAAAGACGATGTCAAT AATTTGTGCAATTTCTTGGCGCAACCTAATAGTTTAACACACCTAGATCTTAGCGGTACAGATACGACTTTAGAATGT TTATTCGGAGCATTATTACGGGGTTGTGCAACTAATCTAGTCCACCTGAACGTTGCCCGGAATTCTTTTTCGAGCAAGAAGACCAAAGAAATACCTCCGAGTTTTAAGCAATTTTTCACGGCGACTCTCTCGTTGAAgtacttaaatatatcttcGTGCAAATTACCATTGGAGGCATTGAAACACCTGCTACTCGGTCTGGCGTGCAACGAAAGTACAGTTGGCCTAGAGCTTGACATGAGCGGAAACAATCTGGGTTCCATGGGCGCGCACGTTCTGGAATCGTGCATTCACGGAGTTCGGTGTATAGCGTCGTTGGATATATCGGACAGCA ACATGGACGTCGATTTGGCGCAAGTTGTGACGGCGGTGGGCAAGAACAAATCGATAAAGCAGCTATACATGGGACGTAATACCGCCAGTATGAAGAGCAAGCACATAGCCGTCGTGATGGACGCCCTGGTGCAAATGCTTCAGGAGGACGACTGCGTCCTTCAGGCGTTGCATCTACCTGACTCACGATTAAAGGGCGACCTCTACAACCTGATCAACGCTCTTGGCAGCAACACGTGTCTCCACACCCTGGACATTAGCGGTAATCAGATAGGTGATCCCGGCGCGAGACTGCTGGCGAAGGCGTTGCAGATCAATAATCATTTACGGACTATTATATACGACAAGAACAACATCACGTTACAAGGCTACGCGGACATCGTTCACGCTCTAGAGAA AAACTGTAGCGTACGGCATATGCCGTTTCCGATTTACGATCTGCAACCTTGTATGAAAACCTCCGCGGAGAAAACGGAGCAGTTAGCTAAGAAGATACAAGATCTGCTGCAGAGAAACGTCACGCCGTGCAAATACAGCCACGGGCAGGCATTCAGGTTGCAACAGGGATTTCTGTTGAGCTCCACGCAGCAAATGGTCGACAGACTCGTCGTACAAACCCAGGACACCATCAAGACCCTCGCGGCGGAGAGCTGCGACGCTAATAACGATATCAATTATGCGACCGGGCTTATACAAGACGCAGATAATTCTAAACAG CTACTGCCAAGATTACACGAAGTGCTTCAAAGACGTGACGAGAATAATCCAATCGAGTTAAAACTGCACGATATGGCGAACGAACTTCACAAAGTTATAACGGTATATCTGCAG GATTCTTTGGACGCGATGATAAAATGCGCGAATGAGCAATGTCCTACTATACTTTCGCAAACGGTGATCAGGGGCGATGAGAGTGAACCGATCGCGGTGCAAGACGATCTTCGTAATACCTGCAAGGAGAAAAATCAAATCAATAACGAATTCATACACACCACTGTTACCGAACAAGCTGGCGCAGATATTGTTAATAGAGTCAA TGAACTCAATTTAGCAGTTGCCGCGCATATATCCGACAGAATCACAGACGAGGTAATCGAGTCTTTATCAAGAAGTTATAAAACTTTg ATTGGCGATGATAGCCGAACACGAAGCAGCACACCAGATGTTTTACGACCTAGCGCCGGCTCGATGAGCAGCGGAAGCGTGATAGGCGTGACTAGCGCGAGCGGTGTCTCCATGAGTTTAGCTCCTGGCAGAGCCAGCCTCGCGTCCGAAGAAGATTGTCCGCCGGAGACATGCTCGCTGGCAGATTCCATTGGTCAGTGCGTCAGCGATCAATCACCGATG AAATTGGATTATCTTAATCTG gcGACGCCACATCTGTCGAACAAGCGTAAAAGTCTGCACGGAAGGAAATTGAGGCCCAAGTCCGTGGTGGATTCGGTAGAAGGCTTATCCGCTGATGATATACCGGATCTCTTGCCGTCATTGCCGAAGAATCAAGCGGAAG CTATCTCAGAAACCGAGCACTCATTGACCGAGTCGTTAGATTCCGTCTCGGAATTACCCAACACCGTGGGTCAGCAGTTGCAGCATCTGGTCAAGTCTAGACCGCGCAGAACGAAAACGCGAGCGCCTACGAGACCGATGTTAAGACCGGATCAACCGATCGACGGTCTCGCTCTGGGTGAGGGTCTTGACGTGTTTTTCCGACCTACTACACCTACCACGCCTTTGATATCGCCTACGAGCGACGACag CTCTCTACATACCTTCCCAACGGATGGCAGTCCTAATCTATCGCTGACGAGCCACAAGAGCATCCCACCCGACATGGAAAAGAAACACAACTGCAATTCGCCGATGTTAAAGACGCTTTTAGAACCCGCTCCACGCTCGCGATCCAGCGAcaacttggaaaaattttccCCCCTTGTCGGTAGAAGATCACAAGGTGATTCTCCGCTTACCGCGTCACCGCTCGCCCGAAGAAACACCACGGACAGTGCTCAGGCCCACGAGAGATCGAAAGGCGAGGCTTTCGCGAAGGAGACTTGTAGCAGCCCCGCCGGGAACGACGCGAGCGATGATTCTAAGCGCAGCACGCTGACAAACGTGTCCAGCATGAGCCCGCGCGGCTCGCACGACATCGACGACACCTTCGGAGCGAGCACGTCGGAGAAGGACCAGGAGAATCGTAAGAGTGCCGTGAAGAAGTCCACAACCGACGCGGAGAAGTCTTCCTCGTCCGTCAAGCTACGGTCGACCGGTCACGATCTGAGAAGTCCGATAAACAGTAACAGCAGTGGCACCAAGGGCACATCCGACTCGGCCAAGTCTCCTGTATTGAAACCGTTGAAGAGTAGCGGGTCTACGAGCGACGGGAAGAGCAACGGTTCGCTTATGAAAAATAAGCCCACCCCACCGGCGACGGCGCCCAAACCGCGACCGTGGAGCATGGCCACTGATCGAAAATCCG GAGAATTTAGTTTGTTGAGCGACGGTTCTAGCCCGAACACCTCGGCCGGCAACACGCCCGATTCCGGTGACGCGCTCGACGAGTCGACCGACAGCGGTGTCAGCGGGCCGGCTTCCTTGCCGCCGACGTTATCGGCGAGCAGCACCGCGAGCTCGTTGAGCAACACGAGCGTGGAGAAGAGATCGGTGAGGGAATTGGCGGCGAGCCTGAACAAGAGCAAGACGGACAGGAAGGAGAACG AGCATGCCACACCTGCAGCATGGCGGTCGCTACTCCAACGTTCTGTCGACCGAGCAGATGCCaag GCAACGGAAGTGCCGAAAATGGTTGAGGAGAGTCGCCTCAGCTTTAAGCTTCGTCGCACTTCATTCCTGCGCGATTCAAACTTCAATTACAACAACAACGACGTGGTCGACGTTTGA
- the Lrr gene encoding F-actin-uncapping protein LRRC16A isoform X4 — MLACVTCTVYRTGRKWPGELNLRDFDHLDQKDLVPIISALEYNTWFTKLRASHLKLNHEPLERLLHVMRRSLSIQELYLDNLGIKWDFAHKLSLALISNANTMLQTIDLSHNMIEDKGASSLCGIIAKLMQGGTHLSGPIGKLPKGLQKLNLAHCGLTGKGISQIAHALSLNRSMPTSLRYLNLSENTLKDDVNNLCNFLAQPNSLTHLDLSGTDTTLECLFGALLRGCATNLVHLNVARNSFSSKKTKEIPPSFKQFFTATLSLKYLNISSCKLPLEALKHLLLGLACNESTVGLELDMSGNNLGSMGAHVLESCIHGVRCIASLDISDSNMDVDLAQVVTAVGKNKSIKQLYMGRNTASMKSKHIAVVMDALVQMLQEDDCVLQALHLPDSRLKGDLYNLINALGSNTCLHTLDISGNQIGDPGARLLAKALQINNHLRTIIYDKNNITLQGYADIVHALEKNCSVRHMPFPIYDLQPCMKTSAEKTEQLAKKIQDLLQRNVTPCKYSHGQAFRLQQGFLLSSTQQMVDRLVVQTQDTIKTLAAESCDANNDINYATGLIQDADNSKQLLPRLHEVLQRRDENNPIELKLHDMANELHKVITVYLQDSLDAMIKCANEQCPTILSQTVIRGDESEPIAVQDDLRNTCKEKNQINNEFIHTTVTEQAGADIVNRVNELNLAVAAHISDRITDEVIESLSRSYKTLIGDDSRTRSSTPDVLRPSAGSMSSGSVIGVTSASGVSMSLAPGRASLASEEDCPPETCSLADSIGQCVSDQSPMKLDYLNLATPHLSNKRKSLHGRKLRPKSVVDSVEGLSADDIPDLLPSLPKNQAEAISETEHSLTESLDSVSELPNTVGQQLQHLVKSRPRRTKTRAPTRPMLRPDQPIDGLALGEGLDVFFRPTTPTTPLISPTSDDSSLHTFPTDGSPNLSLTSHKSIPPDMEKKHNCNSPMLKTLLEPAPRSRSSDNLEKFSPLVGRRSQGDSPLTASPLARRNTTDSAQAHERSKGEAFAKETCSSPAGNDASDDSKRSTLTNVSSMSPRGSHDIDDTFGASTSEKDQENRKSAVKKSTTDAEKSSSSVKLRSTGHDLRSPINSNSSGTKGTSDSAKSPVLKPLKSSGSTSDGKSNGSLMKNKPTPPATAPKPRPWSMATDRKSGEFSLLSDGSSPNTSAGNTPDSGDALDESTDSGVSGPASLPPTLSASSTASSLSNTSVEKRSVRELAASLNKSKTDRKENEHATPAAWRSLLQRSVDRADAKATEVPKMVEESRLSFKLRRTSFLRDSNFNYNNNDVVDV, encoded by the exons ATGCTTGCATGTGTGACTTGCACGGTGTACCGTACAGGGAGGAAGTGGCCTGG GGAGCTGAATTTGAGAGACTTCGATCATCTGGATCAGAAGGACTTGGTGCCAATTATCTCGGCCTTGGAGTATAACACTTGGTTCACGAAATTAAGAGCGTCCCATCTCAAGCTGAATCACGAGCCCCTAGAGAGACTGTTGCACGTTATGCGAAGATCCTTGTCCATTCAGGAGCTTTATTTGGACAATCTCGGGATTAAGTG GGATTTTGCTCACAAGCTGTCGTTAGCCCTGATTTCTAACGCTAACACGATGCTGCAAACGATAGATCTGTCGCACAATATGATCGAGGACAAAg gaGCCTCTAGCTTGTGTGGGATAATAGCCAAGTTAATGCAAG GTGGTACTCATCTCAGCGGTCCTATCGGCAAGTTGCCTAAAGGTTTACAAAAGTTGAATTTGGCCCACTGTGGATTAACCGGGAAAGGTATAAGCCAAATAGCGCATGCATTAAGCTTGAACAGAAGCATGCCGACTAGTTTGCGATATCTGAATCTTTCGGAGAACACCTTGAAAGACGATGTCAAT AATTTGTGCAATTTCTTGGCGCAACCTAATAGTTTAACACACCTAGATCTTAGCGGTACAGATACGACTTTAGAATGT TTATTCGGAGCATTATTACGGGGTTGTGCAACTAATCTAGTCCACCTGAACGTTGCCCGGAATTCTTTTTCGAGCAAGAAGACCAAAGAAATACCTCCGAGTTTTAAGCAATTTTTCACGGCGACTCTCTCGTTGAAgtacttaaatatatcttcGTGCAAATTACCATTGGAGGCATTGAAACACCTGCTACTCGGTCTGGCGTGCAACGAAAGTACAGTTGGCCTAGAGCTTGACATGAGCGGAAACAATCTGGGTTCCATGGGCGCGCACGTTCTGGAATCGTGCATTCACGGAGTTCGGTGTATAGCGTCGTTGGATATATCGGACAGCA ACATGGACGTCGATTTGGCGCAAGTTGTGACGGCGGTGGGCAAGAACAAATCGATAAAGCAGCTATACATGGGACGTAATACCGCCAGTATGAAGAGCAAGCACATAGCCGTCGTGATGGACGCCCTGGTGCAAATGCTTCAGGAGGACGACTGCGTCCTTCAGGCGTTGCATCTACCTGACTCACGATTAAAGGGCGACCTCTACAACCTGATCAACGCTCTTGGCAGCAACACGTGTCTCCACACCCTGGACATTAGCGGTAATCAGATAGGTGATCCCGGCGCGAGACTGCTGGCGAAGGCGTTGCAGATCAATAATCATTTACGGACTATTATATACGACAAGAACAACATCACGTTACAAGGCTACGCGGACATCGTTCACGCTCTAGAGAA AAACTGTAGCGTACGGCATATGCCGTTTCCGATTTACGATCTGCAACCTTGTATGAAAACCTCCGCGGAGAAAACGGAGCAGTTAGCTAAGAAGATACAAGATCTGCTGCAGAGAAACGTCACGCCGTGCAAATACAGCCACGGGCAGGCATTCAGGTTGCAACAGGGATTTCTGTTGAGCTCCACGCAGCAAATGGTCGACAGACTCGTCGTACAAACCCAGGACACCATCAAGACCCTCGCGGCGGAGAGCTGCGACGCTAATAACGATATCAATTATGCGACCGGGCTTATACAAGACGCAGATAATTCTAAACAG CTACTGCCAAGATTACACGAAGTGCTTCAAAGACGTGACGAGAATAATCCAATCGAGTTAAAACTGCACGATATGGCGAACGAACTTCACAAAGTTATAACGGTATATCTGCAG GATTCTTTGGACGCGATGATAAAATGCGCGAATGAGCAATGTCCTACTATACTTTCGCAAACGGTGATCAGGGGCGATGAGAGTGAACCGATCGCGGTGCAAGACGATCTTCGTAATACCTGCAAGGAGAAAAATCAAATCAATAACGAATTCATACACACCACTGTTACCGAACAAGCTGGCGCAGATATTGTTAATAGAGTCAA TGAACTCAATTTAGCAGTTGCCGCGCATATATCCGACAGAATCACAGACGAGGTAATCGAGTCTTTATCAAGAAGTTATAAAACTTTg ATTGGCGATGATAGCCGAACACGAAGCAGCACACCAGATGTTTTACGACCTAGCGCCGGCTCGATGAGCAGCGGAAGCGTGATAGGCGTGACTAGCGCGAGCGGTGTCTCCATGAGTTTAGCTCCTGGCAGAGCCAGCCTCGCGTCCGAAGAAGATTGTCCGCCGGAGACATGCTCGCTGGCAGATTCCATTGGTCAGTGCGTCAGCGATCAATCACCGATG AAATTGGATTATCTTAATCTG gcGACGCCACATCTGTCGAACAAGCGTAAAAGTCTGCACGGAAGGAAATTGAGGCCCAAGTCCGTGGTGGATTCGGTAGAAGGCTTATCCGCTGATGATATACCGGATCTCTTGCCGTCATTGCCGAAGAATCAAGCGGAAG CTATCTCAGAAACCGAGCACTCATTGACCGAGTCGTTAGATTCCGTCTCGGAATTACCCAACACCGTGGGTCAGCAGTTGCAGCATCTGGTCAAGTCTAGACCGCGCAGAACGAAAACGCGAGCGCCTACGAGACCGATGTTAAGACCGGATCAACCGATCGACGGTCTCGCTCTGGGTGAGGGTCTTGACGTGTTTTTCCGACCTACTACACCTACCACGCCTTTGATATCGCCTACGAGCGACGACag CTCTCTACATACCTTCCCAACGGATGGCAGTCCTAATCTATCGCTGACGAGCCACAAGAGCATCCCACCCGACATGGAAAAGAAACACAACTGCAATTCGCCGATGTTAAAGACGCTTTTAGAACCCGCTCCACGCTCGCGATCCAGCGAcaacttggaaaaattttccCCCCTTGTCGGTAGAAGATCACAAGGTGATTCTCCGCTTACCGCGTCACCGCTCGCCCGAAGAAACACCACGGACAGTGCTCAGGCCCACGAGAGATCGAAAGGCGAGGCTTTCGCGAAGGAGACTTGTAGCAGCCCCGCCGGGAACGACGCGAGCGATGATTCTAAGCGCAGCACGCTGACAAACGTGTCCAGCATGAGCCCGCGCGGCTCGCACGACATCGACGACACCTTCGGAGCGAGCACGTCGGAGAAGGACCAGGAGAATCGTAAGAGTGCCGTGAAGAAGTCCACAACCGACGCGGAGAAGTCTTCCTCGTCCGTCAAGCTACGGTCGACCGGTCACGATCTGAGAAGTCCGATAAACAGTAACAGCAGTGGCACCAAGGGCACATCCGACTCGGCCAAGTCTCCTGTATTGAAACCGTTGAAGAGTAGCGGGTCTACGAGCGACGGGAAGAGCAACGGTTCGCTTATGAAAAATAAGCCCACCCCACCGGCGACGGCGCCCAAACCGCGACCGTGGAGCATGGCCACTGATCGAAAATCCG GAGAATTTAGTTTGTTGAGCGACGGTTCTAGCCCGAACACCTCGGCCGGCAACACGCCCGATTCCGGTGACGCGCTCGACGAGTCGACCGACAGCGGTGTCAGCGGGCCGGCTTCCTTGCCGCCGACGTTATCGGCGAGCAGCACCGCGAGCTCGTTGAGCAACACGAGCGTGGAGAAGAGATCGGTGAGGGAATTGGCGGCGAGCCTGAACAAGAGCAAGACGGACAGGAAGGAGAACG AGCATGCCACACCTGCAGCATGGCGGTCGCTACTCCAACGTTCTGTCGACCGAGCAGATGCCaag GCAACGGAAGTGCCGAAAATGGTTGAGGAGAGTCGCCTCAGCTTTAAGCTTCGTCGCACTTCATTCCTGCGCGATTCAAACTTCAATTACAACAACAACGACGTGGTCGACGTTTGA